The following are encoded together in the Candidatus Neomarinimicrobiota bacterium genome:
- a CDS encoding D-alanine--D-alanine ligase, whose translation MPPASSHLTVAVLLGGINSEREISLETGRRVMEALHRLGYEAAPVVYEGNLGDMVAALRGYDLVFNALHGGDGEDGTVQTALDKAGIAYTGSRPRASRLAMDKHASKQRMVAIGIPTTPWVSLMLADGPASSYNSTHPELRTFLEEHPYPVVVKPNHEGSTVGLSIVETRIDLEEALLLAREFGSQVLVESYVPGRELTVAILDQRPLPIVEIVPRHRSYDYECKYTDGMSAYFVPADLPLDVTVAIQEEARRLYEDLGCRHYARADFRFNPEGRFFCLELNTLPGMTSHSLVPMAARAAGISFDKLIDSIIRLALSDSRSE comes from the coding sequence ATGCCCCCTGCCTCCAGCCATTTGACCGTCGCTGTTCTCCTGGGAGGGATCAACTCGGAGCGCGAGATTTCCCTGGAGACCGGCCGGCGCGTAATGGAAGCACTCCACCGACTGGGCTATGAGGCCGCTCCGGTAGTCTACGAAGGGAATCTCGGCGATATGGTTGCAGCCCTCCGGGGCTATGATCTGGTATTTAACGCCCTGCATGGTGGCGATGGAGAGGACGGCACTGTTCAGACTGCTCTCGATAAAGCCGGTATCGCCTATACCGGCTCTCGCCCCCGGGCCTCCCGCCTGGCTATGGACAAACATGCCAGCAAACAGCGGATGGTGGCCATTGGTATCCCGACCACCCCCTGGGTAAGCCTGATGCTGGCTGATGGCCCCGCATCCTCCTATAATAGCACTCACCCTGAACTCAGGACGTTTCTGGAAGAGCATCCCTACCCGGTCGTGGTCAAGCCCAACCACGAAGGCAGCACGGTAGGCCTCTCGATAGTGGAAACCCGGATCGACCTGGAAGAGGCCTTGCTGCTGGCCCGGGAGTTTGGCTCTCAAGTGTTGGTGGAAAGCTACGTTCCAGGTCGGGAGCTCACCGTTGCAATACTGGATCAACGGCCGCTGCCCATCGTGGAAATCGTCCCCAGGCATCGCTCCTACGATTACGAATGCAAGTACACCGATGGCATGAGTGCTTACTTCGTGCCTGCTGACCTACCTCTGGACGTCACCGTTGCCATCCAGGAGGAAGCACGAAGACTGTATGAAGATCTTGGCTGCCGCCACTATGCCCGGGCTGACTTCCGGTTTAATCCCGAGGGTAGATTTTTCTGCCTGGAACTGAATACCCTTCCAGGCATGACTTCGCATAGCCTCGTACCCATGGCCGCCAGGGCAGCGGGCATAAGTTTCGATAAACTGATCGACTCAATTATCAGGTTAGCGCTGTCCGATTCCAGGTCGGAATAA
- a CDS encoding D-glycero-alpha-D-manno-heptose-1,7-bisphosphate 7-phosphatase translates to MRRFRLLLFDRDGTLTYENRRYHRDLLTLPSYPFAGPTLQDLAAAGYHLAVVTNQSGIAHGYWPLEAVQALHERFCREWGVTLPFYICPHHPDEGCQCRKPGASLLQQAMTDCGIEPGSSLMIGDSMSDYGAAQAAGVGFALVLTGRGRVTDRQLPTPPAMVLDTIAGLREYCS, encoded by the coding sequence ATGAGGCGATTTCGGCTGCTGCTGTTTGATCGGGACGGCACCCTTACCTACGAGAATCGACGCTACCACCGCGACCTGTTGACGCTGCCTTCCTATCCCTTTGCCGGTCCCACTCTCCAGGATTTAGCGGCGGCGGGCTATCACCTGGCTGTAGTAACCAATCAGAGCGGGATCGCCCATGGGTATTGGCCCCTGGAGGCTGTGCAGGCCCTGCATGAGCGCTTTTGCCGGGAGTGGGGCGTCACACTTCCCTTTTACATCTGCCCGCACCACCCTGATGAGGGTTGCCAGTGCCGGAAACCTGGAGCAAGCCTACTACAGCAGGCCATGACTGATTGTGGAATTGAACCAGGATCAAGTCTCATGATTGGCGATTCGATGAGCGACTATGGAGCTGCCCAGGCGGCGGGTGTCGGCTTTGCGCTGGTGCTCACGGGTCGCGGTCGGGTCACCGATAGACAGCTACCCACCCCACCGGCCATGGTGCTTGACACCATTGCCGGCTTGCGCGAATATTGCAGCTGA